A portion of the Luteolibacter rhizosphaerae genome contains these proteins:
- a CDS encoding malate dehydrogenase, giving the protein MQFPSGAEMEGPVKVTIFGPGNVGMVLAYTLMLRGAAREIVLVGANRAKAEGEAMDLMHAQAFLQVPVTVRAGDLEDCAGSEVVAMCASVPTPEGLTSRNSLAEGNAALMRDLLPRIAAAAPDAKLVMVSNPVDVLTWQALELTGFPKERVMGTGTLVDSIRFREMLSAMIGIHPDDLRAYILGEHGEHQFPAMSVAQAGGEKIDDTPERRALCDKAAHAGIEVFRKKRNTCYAIGQAAAYIIESILLNERRTVPLSVKIDGFLGVDGVCLSLPVVVGSRGIERILHPDLNAMEAEQFRTAARAVRQIIEEVC; this is encoded by the coding sequence TTGCAGTTTCCATCCGGGGCGGAGATGGAAGGGCCCGTGAAAGTCACGATCTTCGGTCCGGGAAATGTGGGAATGGTGCTGGCGTACACGCTCATGCTGCGTGGCGCGGCACGGGAGATCGTGCTGGTGGGCGCAAACCGGGCCAAGGCGGAGGGCGAGGCCATGGACCTGATGCACGCGCAGGCCTTCCTGCAGGTGCCGGTGACGGTCCGCGCGGGGGATCTGGAGGACTGCGCGGGCAGCGAGGTCGTCGCGATGTGTGCTTCCGTCCCGACACCCGAAGGCCTGACCAGCCGCAATTCGCTCGCGGAAGGGAATGCCGCCCTGATGCGCGATCTCCTGCCGCGGATTGCCGCCGCCGCTCCGGACGCGAAACTCGTAATGGTGTCGAATCCCGTCGACGTCCTCACCTGGCAGGCGCTGGAGCTCACCGGCTTCCCGAAGGAGCGGGTGATGGGCACCGGCACCCTGGTGGATTCGATCCGCTTCCGCGAGATGCTCTCCGCCATGATCGGCATCCATCCGGATGACCTGCGCGCCTACATTCTCGGCGAGCACGGCGAGCATCAGTTCCCGGCGATGAGCGTTGCTCAAGCCGGGGGCGAGAAGATCGATGACACGCCCGAGCGCCGGGCTCTTTGTGACAAGGCCGCCCACGCCGGGATCGAGGTGTTCCGCAAGAAGCGCAATACCTGTTACGCCATCGGTCAGGCGGCCGCCTACATCATCGAGTCGATCCTGCTCAATGAGCGCCGAACTGTTCCTCTAAGCGTGAAGATTGATGGCTTTCTCGGGGTGGATGGCGTTTGCCTCAGCCTGCCGGTCGTTGTCGGCAGCCGCGGGATCGAGCGGATCCTGCATCCCGACCTGAACGCGATGGAGGCGGAGCAATTCCGCACGGCCGCCCGGGCGGTGCGGCAGATCATAGAGGAAGTGTGCTGA
- the nspC gene encoding carboxynorspermidine decarboxylase — MNVHGSGVASFVVSIAALKRNSAILRETAAAAGCRIVLALKGFSCWKAFPYIREDLDGCCASGLWEALLARDYFGKKVVTYSPAYVEEDIRQLCEFTHHLDFNSLSQWFRFRDMVMAHPRFKSGELHCGLRVNPECSTGHTPLYDPCVPGSRLGITADKLEGVDLTGLSGLHFHTLCEQNSDDLEKTLTALDERFGHLLRSEQFTYLNMGGGHWITKPFYDRERLIRLVRETREKYGVEVWLEPGEAGAIHTGVLRAEVLDVFESAGHKLAILDISATAHMPDVLEMPYRPDVFLVDGATSDAKPAVVFEGESYQPALEDGEHLYRLGGPTCLAGDVTGDFAFPRPLKAGDILVFDDMAHYTMVKTTTFNGVPHPSIVFQHEDGRLETVREFGYEDFRDRLS; from the coding sequence ATCAATGTTCATGGTTCGGGCGTGGCTTCATTCGTCGTGTCTATCGCAGCGCTCAAGCGCAACTCCGCCATCCTCAGGGAAACCGCCGCGGCGGCGGGCTGCCGGATCGTGCTCGCCCTGAAGGGATTCTCCTGTTGGAAGGCCTTCCCGTATATCCGGGAGGATCTCGATGGATGCTGTGCTTCGGGTCTGTGGGAGGCGTTGCTGGCGCGCGATTACTTCGGCAAGAAGGTGGTGACCTACTCGCCCGCGTATGTGGAAGAGGACATCCGGCAGCTCTGCGAGTTCACGCACCATCTCGATTTCAATTCGCTGTCGCAGTGGTTCCGCTTCCGGGACATGGTGATGGCGCACCCGCGCTTCAAATCCGGCGAGCTGCACTGCGGACTCCGCGTGAACCCGGAATGCTCGACCGGCCACACCCCGCTCTACGATCCTTGCGTGCCTGGCTCCCGTCTCGGCATCACCGCGGACAAGCTGGAGGGAGTGGATCTCACGGGACTGTCCGGCCTGCATTTCCACACGCTCTGCGAGCAGAACTCCGACGATCTGGAGAAGACGCTGACGGCGCTGGACGAGAGGTTCGGCCACCTCCTGCGCTCGGAGCAATTCACCTACCTGAACATGGGCGGCGGCCACTGGATCACCAAGCCCTTCTACGACCGCGAGCGGCTGATCCGACTGGTGCGCGAGACCCGGGAGAAATACGGCGTGGAAGTCTGGCTGGAACCGGGCGAAGCGGGTGCAATCCACACCGGCGTGCTGCGTGCCGAGGTGCTGGACGTCTTCGAATCCGCCGGCCACAAGCTCGCGATCCTGGACATCTCCGCCACGGCGCACATGCCGGATGTACTAGAGATGCCGTACCGACCGGATGTGTTCCTGGTGGATGGCGCGACTTCCGATGCGAAGCCAGCCGTGGTGTTCGAGGGCGAGTCCTATCAACCGGCGCTGGAGGATGGCGAGCACCTCTACCGGCTGGGGGGGCCGACCTGCCTGGCCGGAGATGTCACCGGTGACTTCGCCTTCCCCCGCCCTCTCAAGGCGGGCGACATCCTCGTCTTCGACGACATGGCGCACTACACCATGGTGAAGACGACGACCTTCAACGGCGTGCCGCATCCCTCAATTGTCTTCCAGCACGAGGATGGCAGGCTGGAGACCGTCCGGGAGTTCGGCTACGAGGATTTCAGGGATCGCCTGAGTTAA
- a CDS encoding phosphatidylglycerol lysyltransferase domain-containing protein: protein MFLRRCAIIRLVALLLFLGGISLNLAAEETRDLQLSRGTGVVHIFKGPDKPVAGIVFASGDGGWTDWEDTLCGWLEESGWRVAGLNCRSYAAKDYDGDLLGNDFTALAKAMDLPAGTPLFYGGWSMGSVQAVAAAGAERPPDLKGLLLFSCGSRGRYGLRVKDELGIAPSGEGTFALHDFDAGMKDLSIAQFHGSGDLISSTEWIKSLPERTGLYMMPGYNHGFDGPDPKFKPELQRGLGWLLGDDSLAPASASQLLPYGLSPLWPAAALSSLLVVIFLFVRRHAIRLLVAAVILIGLINLLEALLPKPPEVIDWMEQWFPLGVSEDSRLLLLLSGFSLLALARGLSRRKRVAWWLAIGLLATSALLHLVRAFDWHHAVAAVILMVPLIRWRKEFIARSDAPSLRLGLWVAPCIALALILYGSISLHSIGESGKLKEPLDWSRAFGSSATAVAGLPDSMDSSIPEVSRLLDRLRLASIGCGAVVLALLLRPVLAARQSGSVAEDRLRAEAILAKHGNDPSDPYTLLTDKHYFFHESGEGFVAYVCWRDIAVILADPVCPDEIRVGLIEHFVRFCRRQDWTPVFYGTRQDTRSLYERCGLITFKVAEDARILLSEFNLQGGKFQNLRTAKNKAKKDEMSFRWYEPSQGVDHGLEAQLTLLSDAWLRSKSGGEMTFDLGSFSLADIHRSGCAVAIRADGQVDCFATWRPYAGEKGRALDLMRGRGSSGGIMDFLILESLDHFKNLGVEEISLGCAPLANTETDPARFSKEEKQVKLLFEKFDRFYGYKSLFNFKRKYHPAWQGRYLAYPPGTLLARIGLAVAAVHLPGGFRGLIKS from the coding sequence ATGTTTTTGCGCCGGTGCGCCATCATCCGACTCGTCGCGCTGCTCCTGTTTCTGGGCGGCATCTCCCTGAATTTGGCCGCGGAGGAGACACGGGACCTGCAACTCTCCCGCGGGACCGGTGTCGTTCATATCTTCAAAGGACCGGACAAGCCGGTGGCAGGCATCGTCTTCGCCTCCGGTGACGGCGGCTGGACCGACTGGGAGGACACGCTCTGCGGCTGGCTGGAAGAATCGGGTTGGCGTGTGGCCGGCCTGAACTGCCGGTCCTACGCCGCCAAGGACTACGATGGCGATCTGCTGGGCAACGACTTCACCGCGCTGGCCAAAGCGATGGATCTGCCCGCGGGCACGCCTCTCTTTTACGGCGGCTGGTCAATGGGGAGCGTGCAAGCTGTAGCCGCCGCTGGCGCCGAACGGCCACCCGACCTCAAAGGCCTGCTCCTCTTCTCCTGCGGCTCCCGCGGTCGCTACGGCCTGCGGGTGAAGGATGAATTGGGCATCGCGCCAAGCGGGGAAGGAACCTTTGCACTGCACGACTTCGATGCCGGAATGAAAGACCTGAGCATCGCCCAATTCCACGGCTCCGGCGATCTGATCTCCAGCACCGAGTGGATCAAGAGCCTGCCGGAACGAACCGGGCTCTACATGATGCCGGGCTACAATCACGGCTTCGACGGGCCCGATCCGAAGTTCAAGCCGGAGCTGCAGCGCGGGCTAGGCTGGCTGCTCGGAGATGATTCGCTGGCCCCGGCCTCGGCCAGCCAGCTTCTGCCTTACGGTCTCTCCCCGCTCTGGCCCGCGGCAGCCTTGAGCAGCCTGCTGGTGGTCATCTTCCTCTTCGTGCGCCGCCACGCGATCCGCCTGCTTGTCGCCGCCGTCATCCTGATCGGCCTGATCAATCTGCTGGAGGCCCTGCTGCCGAAGCCTCCGGAAGTGATCGATTGGATGGAGCAGTGGTTCCCGCTCGGTGTGAGCGAAGATAGCCGACTGCTTCTCCTGCTTTCGGGTTTCTCCCTGCTGGCTCTAGCACGCGGGCTCTCCCGGCGGAAGCGGGTGGCCTGGTGGTTGGCCATTGGCCTACTGGCCACCTCTGCGTTGCTGCACCTGGTCCGGGCCTTCGACTGGCACCATGCCGTGGCGGCGGTGATCCTGATGGTCCCACTGATCCGTTGGCGGAAAGAATTCATCGCCCGCTCGGATGCCCCGTCCCTGCGCTTGGGGCTCTGGGTGGCGCCCTGCATCGCGCTGGCACTCATCCTCTACGGCAGCATCAGTCTGCACTCGATCGGGGAGTCAGGGAAACTGAAGGAACCACTGGATTGGTCGCGCGCCTTCGGCTCTTCCGCCACCGCGGTGGCCGGTCTGCCGGACTCCATGGACTCGTCCATCCCGGAGGTGTCGCGCCTGCTGGACCGGCTCAGGCTGGCTAGCATCGGTTGTGGTGCCGTGGTCCTAGCACTCCTGCTGCGCCCGGTGCTGGCCGCGCGGCAATCGGGTTCGGTGGCCGAGGACCGGCTCCGCGCCGAGGCGATTCTGGCCAAGCACGGGAACGACCCCAGCGATCCCTACACGCTCCTGACGGACAAACATTACTTCTTCCACGAGTCCGGCGAGGGTTTCGTCGCCTATGTTTGCTGGCGGGACATCGCTGTGATCCTCGCCGATCCGGTCTGCCCGGATGAAATCCGCGTCGGCCTGATCGAGCACTTCGTTCGCTTCTGCCGGAGGCAGGACTGGACGCCGGTCTTCTACGGCACCCGCCAGGATACCCGCTCACTTTACGAACGGTGCGGCTTGATCACCTTCAAGGTCGCGGAGGATGCGCGGATTCTCCTGTCTGAATTCAACCTGCAGGGCGGCAAGTTCCAAAATCTCCGCACCGCCAAGAACAAGGCCAAGAAGGACGAGATGAGCTTCCGCTGGTATGAGCCCTCACAAGGAGTCGATCACGGCTTGGAGGCGCAGCTCACCCTGCTTTCCGATGCATGGCTCCGCTCGAAGAGCGGCGGCGAAATGACCTTCGATCTCGGCAGCTTCTCGCTGGCGGATATCCATCGCAGCGGCTGCGCGGTGGCAATCCGTGCCGACGGGCAGGTGGACTGCTTCGCCACCTGGCGGCCTTATGCCGGGGAAAAGGGCCGCGCCCTCGACCTGATGCGAGGCCGGGGTTCATCGGGCGGAATCATGGACTTCCTGATCCTGGAAAGCCTCGACCACTTCAAGAATCTCGGCGTGGAGGAGATCAGCCTCGGCTGCGCCCCGCTGGCAAACACCGAGACCGACCCCGCGCGTTTCTCGAAGGAGGAAAAACAGGTCAAGCTGCTGTTCGAAAAGTTCGACCGTTTCTACGGCTACAAGTCGCTTTTCAACTTCAAGCGGAAGTATCATCCGGCTTGGCAGGGCCGCTATCTGGCCTATCCGCCGGGCACGCTGCTGGCCCGGATCGGGCTGGCGGTGGCGGCCGTGCATTTGCCCGGGGGCTTCCGGGGGCTGATTAAGTCGTAA
- the speA gene encoding biosynthetic arginine decarboxylase: MVPPAAAKGSKPKKENGWSAAQSAELYGVDQWGHGFFGVNKNGHVTVKLTDGATSSEVSLHEVIEGLRDRGTDLPVLLRFRDLLHSRIRELNESFRQAIKDTGYKGEYRGVYPIKVNQQRQVIEEISEFGKQYHYGLEAGSKPELIAALAHMHDTEAYIVCNGYKDEEFIDLALHAQKMGLKIMLVLEMPSELDLVLERSRKLGVLPNLGVRVRLSTRGSGHWAESAGDKSVFGLSATQVIDVVDRLKEAGYLGCLRMLHYHQGSQIPNIAAIREGATEVARMYCDLVKEGAPMGVLDIGGGMAVDYDGSHTNFHSSCNYSILEYCTDVIETIMQICDKVGVAHPNLISESGRAIVAYYSVLVFNILDVSTVQTTEKAPATPENAPQNLFNLIAVAKDLSKRNLQECFNDAVYYRDQVRAQFFYGAATLRDRGLAEAWFWHIMTRISKLILELEIVPEDLRELSDTLVDFYYGNFSLFQSLPDSWAIKQLFPVLPIHRLNERPKQRAVIADITCDCDGKIDRFIDREDVAKVLPLHDIKPGEPYYIATFLVGAYQETLGDLHNLLGDTNVVGVHLEDGKPVYTHEVEGDTVADVLSYVEYDPKELVTRFRAFAERAVTQGRISPKERREVLDLFRTGLSGYTYFEG, encoded by the coding sequence ATGGTTCCGCCTGCCGCCGCCAAGGGTTCGAAGCCGAAGAAAGAAAACGGATGGTCCGCCGCCCAATCCGCCGAGTTGTATGGCGTGGACCAGTGGGGCCACGGCTTCTTCGGCGTGAATAAGAACGGCCATGTCACGGTGAAGCTCACCGATGGCGCGACCAGTTCCGAAGTCTCCCTGCATGAGGTCATCGAGGGCCTGCGGGACCGCGGCACCGACCTGCCCGTGCTGCTGCGCTTCCGCGACCTGCTGCATTCCCGCATCCGCGAGCTGAACGAATCCTTCCGCCAAGCGATCAAGGATACCGGCTACAAAGGTGAATACCGCGGCGTCTACCCGATCAAGGTGAACCAGCAGCGGCAGGTCATCGAAGAGATCTCCGAATTCGGCAAGCAGTACCACTACGGCCTCGAAGCCGGCTCGAAGCCCGAGCTGATCGCCGCGCTCGCGCACATGCACGACACGGAGGCCTACATCGTCTGCAATGGCTACAAGGATGAGGAGTTCATCGACCTCGCCCTGCATGCGCAGAAGATGGGTCTCAAGATCATGCTGGTCCTGGAGATGCCCTCCGAGCTGGACCTCGTGCTAGAGCGCTCGCGCAAGCTCGGCGTGCTGCCGAATCTCGGCGTGCGCGTCCGCCTCTCCACCCGCGGCTCCGGCCACTGGGCGGAAAGCGCCGGGGACAAGTCGGTCTTCGGCCTCAGCGCCACCCAAGTCATCGACGTGGTCGACCGCCTCAAGGAAGCCGGTTACCTCGGCTGCCTGCGCATGCTGCACTACCACCAAGGCAGCCAGATCCCGAACATCGCGGCGATCCGTGAGGGCGCCACGGAAGTGGCCCGCATGTACTGCGACCTCGTCAAGGAGGGCGCGCCAATGGGCGTGCTCGACATCGGCGGCGGCATGGCCGTGGACTACGACGGCTCGCACACCAATTTCCACTCCTCCTGCAACTACTCGATCCTTGAGTACTGCACCGACGTGATCGAGACGATCATGCAGATCTGCGACAAGGTCGGCGTGGCGCATCCCAACCTGATCTCCGAATCGGGCCGGGCGATCGTGGCCTACTACTCGGTACTGGTCTTCAACATCCTGGATGTTTCGACCGTTCAAACCACGGAGAAGGCTCCCGCCACTCCGGAGAACGCGCCTCAGAATCTCTTCAACCTGATCGCGGTGGCGAAGGACCTCAGCAAGCGCAACCTGCAGGAGTGCTTCAACGACGCCGTCTACTACCGCGACCAGGTGCGCGCGCAGTTCTTCTACGGCGCCGCCACCCTGCGCGACCGCGGCCTCGCCGAGGCCTGGTTCTGGCACATCATGACCCGGATCTCGAAGCTGATCCTCGAGTTGGAGATCGTGCCCGAAGATCTGCGCGAACTCTCCGACACCTTGGTCGATTTCTACTACGGGAACTTCAGCCTTTTCCAGAGCCTGCCCGACTCGTGGGCGATCAAGCAGCTTTTCCCGGTCCTGCCGATCCACCGCCTGAACGAGCGCCCGAAGCAGCGCGCCGTGATCGCCGATATCACCTGCGATTGCGACGGCAAGATCGACCGCTTCATCGATCGCGAGGACGTGGCGAAGGTTCTGCCCCTGCATGACATCAAGCCGGGCGAACCTTACTACATCGCCACCTTCCTGGTCGGAGCCTATCAGGAAACCCTCGGCGATCTGCACAACCTCCTCGGCGACACCAACGTGGTGGGCGTGCACTTGGAAGACGGCAAACCCGTCTACACCCACGAGGTCGAAGGCGACACCGTGGCCGACGTGCTGAGCTACGTGGAGTACGATCCGAAGGAGTTGGTCACCCGCTTCCGCGCCTTCGCCGAACGCGCCGTGACGCAAGGCCGGATCTCGCCCAAGGAACGCCGCGAGGTACTCGATCTGTTCAGGACCGGTCTGAGCGGCTACACCTACTTCGAGGGCTAA
- a CDS encoding S1C family serine protease, which produces MRARSFAPLALLLIAGQLAAQETAAVAVETPPIPQKPPGAPSDIYRSVVRIEAAVQTPDYATPWNSGRFGGGIGTGFLIGENKFLTNAHVVSNERRLLITVHGSPRKYPAKVKFVAHDCDLALLEVEDFTDFKDFPKLSFGEVPQLESQVRVIGYPIGGERLSVTRGVVSRIDFSSYSHSRADSHLIVQIDAAINPGNSGGPVVQDNKVVGVAFQGLRQADNTGYIIPTPVIRRFLKDIEDGTYDFYVDLGAATFPLFNPAMRKALKMEDNGLGVLVTDVTPTGACEGVLKPGDVILSMDGHEVDSGGQILLDGEKVDMNEVVERKFAGDKVALKWLRDGKEENQEITLKTLPPARMYAIQYEKKPRYFVFAGLVFQPLDTNLFASVKFDDVNVRRLYNDYLPKGIFTEREDIVVLTRVESDPVNSQLGGFSGLAVDKINGVTVKSLKHAHELLNPPTLPEFHVVELFGASRPLVMPANAVEAANERVRETYAIERLSNFTE; this is translated from the coding sequence ATGCGTGCGCGATCATTCGCCCCCCTTGCCTTGCTCCTTATCGCGGGCCAACTGGCTGCCCAGGAAACCGCGGCGGTGGCCGTGGAAACCCCGCCGATTCCCCAGAAGCCACCCGGCGCCCCATCCGACATCTACCGCTCGGTGGTGAGGATCGAGGCGGCGGTGCAGACCCCGGATTACGCCACGCCGTGGAATAGCGGGCGCTTCGGCGGCGGTATCGGCACCGGCTTCCTGATCGGCGAGAACAAGTTCCTCACCAACGCCCACGTCGTCTCCAACGAGCGCCGGCTCCTGATCACGGTGCACGGCAGCCCGCGGAAGTATCCGGCCAAGGTGAAGTTCGTCGCCCACGACTGCGATCTGGCCCTGCTGGAGGTGGAAGACTTCACCGACTTCAAGGACTTCCCCAAACTCTCCTTCGGCGAAGTGCCGCAACTCGAAAGCCAGGTCCGCGTGATCGGCTACCCGATCGGCGGCGAGCGGCTCTCGGTGACCCGCGGCGTCGTCTCGCGGATCGACTTTTCCTCCTACTCCCACTCCCGCGCGGATTCCCACCTGATCGTTCAGATCGATGCCGCCATCAACCCCGGCAACTCCGGCGGCCCGGTGGTGCAGGATAACAAGGTGGTAGGCGTGGCCTTCCAAGGCCTGCGCCAGGCGGACAATACCGGCTACATCATCCCGACCCCGGTGATCCGCCGCTTCCTGAAGGACATCGAGGACGGGACCTACGACTTCTATGTCGATCTCGGCGCCGCGACTTTCCCGCTCTTCAATCCGGCGATGCGCAAGGCCCTCAAGATGGAGGACAACGGCTTGGGCGTGCTGGTCACCGACGTGACCCCGACCGGTGCCTGCGAAGGTGTCCTGAAACCCGGCGACGTGATCCTCTCGATGGACGGCCATGAGGTGGATAGCGGCGGCCAGATCCTGCTCGATGGCGAGAAGGTGGACATGAACGAAGTTGTCGAGCGCAAGTTCGCCGGGGACAAGGTGGCCCTGAAGTGGCTACGCGACGGCAAGGAGGAGAATCAGGAGATCACGCTCAAGACCCTTCCGCCCGCCCGGATGTATGCCATCCAATACGAGAAAAAGCCGCGTTACTTCGTCTTCGCAGGTCTGGTCTTCCAGCCGCTCGATACCAATCTCTTCGCCTCGGTGAAATTCGACGACGTGAACGTCCGTCGCCTCTACAACGACTATCTGCCCAAGGGCATTTTCACCGAACGCGAAGACATCGTGGTGCTGACCCGGGTGGAGAGCGACCCGGTGAACAGCCAGTTGGGCGGCTTCTCCGGTCTGGCCGTGGATAAGATCAACGGCGTCACCGTGAAGAGCCTCAAGCATGCCCACGAGCTGCTGAATCCGCCCACACTGCCCGAGTTCCATGTGGTCGAGCTCTTCGGAGCTTCCCGCCCGCTCGTGATGCCTGCCAATGCCGTGGAAGCCGCAAATGAACGCGTCCGCGAGACCTACGCCATCGAACGCCTTTCCAACTTCACCGAGTGA
- a CDS encoding PDZ domain-containing protein, producing MRPLLLLPLVLPVLAQEPSAPGRSPEEAPERIPGTVDRASDKDEAKVIVEVSDTAVPAPKDLLRSVARISTTQQSWNQRQPWEKGSPGKRRSLGVIVAGEKVVTTAEMAVDATYIELESPDGKRLAPAKVVAVDYEANLALLGLQSADDAAFFTGTKPLQIAARPKPGDKLDILQVEENGTPLITSGGIQSIDVVSNFLPGQFFLTYEVKASMQSAANSFSLPVLRNGKLAGILTSYDSKDQLSDVTATDIIARFVREGSDGQYDGFPALGIATSRTEDANFRAWLKLPEDGGGLYVSTVRPGSAAEKAGLRKGDVIDSIDGHPIDRLGYFDDSHYGRLYWSHLVRGAKSSGDKVSMDVIREGQKTKLEAVLDRRDEKDQLVPAYTFGKGPSYLVKGGLVFQELTRPFLETYGEEWMARAPLNLLDVYENPQKYESRGRRIVVLAGVIATPATVGYESLRDLIVTKVNGKEIKDIKSLIAAFEAGNGDGLHAIEFDEEKFTVNLDEADSKRVDAELQRRGLSPLSRAED from the coding sequence ATGCGTCCCCTGCTGCTTCTGCCACTCGTCCTGCCGGTGCTCGCGCAGGAGCCATCAGCTCCCGGCCGCTCGCCCGAGGAAGCTCCCGAAAGGATCCCGGGCACGGTCGACCGCGCTTCCGACAAGGATGAGGCGAAGGTCATCGTGGAAGTTTCCGATACCGCCGTGCCAGCCCCGAAGGACCTCCTTCGCTCGGTCGCGCGGATCTCCACCACCCAGCAATCCTGGAACCAGCGCCAGCCTTGGGAAAAAGGCTCGCCCGGCAAGCGCCGCTCGCTCGGCGTGATCGTGGCGGGAGAAAAGGTCGTCACCACGGCCGAGATGGCGGTGGATGCCACCTACATCGAACTCGAGTCTCCCGATGGCAAGCGCTTGGCTCCGGCCAAGGTCGTGGCCGTGGACTACGAGGCGAACCTCGCCCTCCTCGGCCTGCAGAGTGCCGACGACGCCGCATTCTTCACAGGCACCAAGCCGCTTCAGATCGCCGCGAGACCGAAGCCCGGCGACAAGCTGGACATCCTGCAGGTGGAGGAGAATGGAACCCCGCTCATCACCTCCGGCGGGATCCAGAGCATCGACGTGGTCTCGAACTTCCTGCCCGGACAGTTTTTCCTCACCTACGAGGTGAAAGCGTCCATGCAGAGCGCCGCCAACAGCTTCTCGCTGCCGGTGCTCCGGAATGGCAAGCTGGCCGGCATCCTGACCAGCTATGACTCGAAGGATCAATTGAGCGACGTGACCGCCACCGACATCATCGCACGATTCGTGCGTGAAGGCTCGGACGGTCAGTATGATGGCTTCCCCGCCCTCGGCATCGCGACCAGCCGCACCGAGGACGCGAACTTCCGTGCTTGGCTGAAGCTGCCGGAAGATGGCGGCGGACTCTACGTTTCGACTGTTCGTCCTGGCAGCGCCGCCGAAAAGGCCGGCCTCAGGAAGGGCGATGTGATCGACAGCATCGACGGCCATCCCATCGATCGCCTCGGATACTTCGACGACTCCCATTACGGCCGCCTCTACTGGAGCCACTTGGTCCGCGGCGCGAAGAGCAGCGGGGACAAGGTGAGCATGGACGTGATCCGCGAGGGTCAGAAGACGAAGCTGGAAGCCGTGCTCGACCGCCGCGACGAGAAGGACCAACTGGTGCCTGCCTACACTTTCGGCAAGGGTCCTTCCTATCTGGTCAAGGGCGGTTTGGTCTTCCAAGAACTCACCCGACCCTTCCTCGAAACCTATGGTGAGGAATGGATGGCCCGCGCGCCGCTGAACCTGCTCGATGTCTACGAAAACCCGCAGAAGTATGAATCCCGCGGCCGCCGCATCGTGGTGCTGGCAGGCGTGATCGCCACGCCGGCAACCGTCGGCTACGAGTCGCTCCGGGACCTCATCGTGACGAAGGTCAACGGCAAGGAGATCAAGGATATCAAGTCACTCATCGCCGCCTTCGAAGCAGGCAATGGCGACGGCTTGCACGCGATCGAGTTCGACGAGGAGAAGTTCACCGTGAACCTCGACGAAGCCGACTCCAAGCGGGTCGACGCCGAGCTGCAACGCCGCGGACTCAGCCCGCTCTCGCGGGCCGAGGACTAA
- a CDS encoding 3-dehydroquinate synthase, whose translation MSRHDFQIPVTFKHRVCFTRDAFGAGNTLLGEILTEGEGRRVLVTLEESVAKAWPELARKIEGYFADLGFDWHGVHILPGGEAVKRDDGLVRKIWETIDREHIDRHSYLLVIGGGAFLDAVGYAAATAHRGVRLVRFPTTTLSQDDSGVGVKCAINGFGKKNWIGAFAVPFAVINDFNFLQSQDEETCRAGLIEAVKVSLVKDGEFFRWIEANVEKLEALQSPALEECVERSALLHARHIAQGGDPFETGSSRPLDFGHWSAHKLEQLSGFTVSHAHAVAIGAALDTLYSSRCGLLRDCVAERVIDVVAGLRLPLWHPALDLRDANGRRLVHAGLEEFREHLGGELTVLLLRDAGIGQDVHALDEGLVDACLDHLRDRQAMLDVARPPLSAKEQP comes from the coding sequence ATGTCGCGACACGATTTCCAGATTCCCGTCACCTTCAAGCACCGCGTTTGTTTCACCCGCGATGCCTTCGGTGCCGGCAACACCTTGTTAGGAGAAATTCTCACCGAAGGCGAGGGTCGCCGGGTCCTCGTCACCCTTGAGGAGAGCGTGGCCAAGGCTTGGCCGGAGCTGGCCCGGAAGATTGAGGGATACTTTGCCGACCTCGGATTCGACTGGCACGGCGTCCACATTCTCCCCGGCGGCGAGGCGGTGAAGCGCGACGACGGATTGGTGCGCAAGATCTGGGAGACCATCGATCGCGAGCACATCGACCGTCACTCCTACCTGTTGGTGATCGGCGGCGGTGCCTTCCTTGATGCCGTCGGCTATGCCGCGGCGACCGCCCATCGCGGCGTGCGTCTGGTGCGCTTCCCGACCACGACCTTGTCTCAGGACGACAGCGGGGTGGGGGTGAAGTGCGCGATCAACGGTTTCGGGAAGAAGAATTGGATCGGTGCCTTCGCGGTGCCTTTCGCGGTGATCAACGATTTCAACTTCCTGCAGAGCCAAGACGAGGAAACCTGCCGTGCGGGTCTGATTGAGGCGGTGAAGGTCTCGCTGGTGAAGGACGGCGAGTTCTTCCGCTGGATTGAGGCGAACGTCGAGAAGCTGGAAGCGCTCCAGTCACCCGCGCTGGAAGAATGCGTGGAGCGCAGCGCGCTGCTGCATGCCCGCCACATCGCGCAAGGGGGCGATCCCTTTGAGACCGGCAGCAGCCGCCCGCTGGATTTCGGTCACTGGTCTGCGCACAAGCTTGAACAGCTTAGTGGCTTCACCGTGAGCCACGCGCACGCCGTCGCGATCGGTGCGGCGCTGGATACACTCTACTCTTCCCGTTGCGGTCTGCTGCGCGATTGCGTGGCGGAACGGGTGATCGATGTTGTTGCAGGCCTGCGCTTGCCACTATGGCATCCGGCGCTCGATTTGCGCGACGCGAACGGTCGCCGCCTCGTCCATGCTGGCTTGGAAGAATTCCGCGAGCACCTTGGGGGCGAACTCACGGTGCTCCTGCTGCGCGATGCCGGGATCGGCCAAGACGTGCACGCCCTCGATGAGGGTTTGGTCGATGCTTGCCTGGATCACCTGCGCGACCGGCAGGCGATGCTTGATGTAGCCCGCCCGCCATTAAGCGCGAAGGAGCAACCTTAG